The proteins below are encoded in one region of Plutella xylostella chromosome 13, ilPluXylo3.1, whole genome shotgun sequence:
- the LOC105383597 gene encoding transcriptional adapter 1: MASDTLNIARRKLNEALGDKATKYLNQMKLWFRMKLTKEEFDAEARSLLTADQVHYHNEFLLALLNKVEGLAETSMSIAQEKANSHSRNSRRHKRTSRGTSEKSNFESADLLEYLAPNSPPGAGSDVVKYAVQEIFLPDHALVVGRFMLAAWELGLEGADDEAADLIVVSVQNFLKNVIAAVVSQRKGYKTRNKNFMYDVGCDIPNMWLRNTANYYDPQSEGRVDLDDGAEPLEPRCPPTIDEVEQATAFEIACSAPNPNPNDDKLTIEEFYDTLLVHRNVIASHSVYAVNMERLAALLNHSTY, translated from the exons ATGGCGTCCGACACACTAAACATAGCCCGCCGTAAATTAAACGAAGCACTGGGGGATAAAGCCACAAAGTACCTCAACCAAATGAAGCTTTGGTTCCGAATGAAACTGACCAAAGAGGAGTTTGACGCCGAGGCCAGGTCCTTGCTCACTGCAGACCAGGTCCACTACCATAATGAGTTCCTCTTAGCGCTACTGAACAAAGTAGAAGGCCTGGCTGAAACGTCCATGTCGATTGCTCAAGAAAAGGCGAACTCCCATAGCAGAAACAGCCGACGACACAAAAGGACCTCGCGAGGCACATCGGAGAAGTCCAACTTCGAGTCCGCAGACCTGCTGGAGTACCTCGCGCCCAACTCCCCGCCCGGCGCCGGCAGTGATGTCGTCAAATATGCTGTACAG GAGATCTTCCTGCCGGACCACGCGCTGGTGGTGGGCCGGTTCATGCTGGCCGCGTGGGAGCTCGGCCTGGAGGGCGCTGACGACGAGGCCGCTGATCTCATTGTTGTTTCAGTACAG AACTTCCTGAAAAATGTGATAGCAGCAGTAGTATCCCAACGCAAGGGCTACAAGACACGCAACAAAAACTTCATGTATGATGTTGGCTGCGACATCCCAAACATGTGGCTGCGGAACACTGCCAACTACTATGACCCTCAGAGCGAGGGGCGGGTGGACCTGGATGATGGGGCTGAGCCACTAGAGCCGAGGTGCCCTCCCACCATCGATGAGGTTGAACAAGCAACTGCATTTGAGATTGCTTGCAG TGCCCCAAACCCGAATCCAAACGACGACAAGCTGACTATAGAAGAGTTTTACGACACGCTACTTGTTCATAGAAACGTGATCGCGAGCCACTCCGTCTATGCAGTGAACATGGAGAGGTTAGCCGCCCTGCTCAATCATTCCACCTATTAG